The Coffea arabica cultivar ET-39 chromosome 2c, Coffea Arabica ET-39 HiFi, whole genome shotgun sequence genome includes the window TAGAAGAATCTAATGATACAAGAATTTTGTCAATTGATGAGCTGCAAAGCAGTTTGCTCGTGCACGAACAACGCATGAGTAACACTATACATGAAGAACGTGCACTGAAGGTGACCCATGGAAACCAATATGCAGGACAAGGAAGAGGACGTGGGAACATGGAGTGCAAAGACAAACAGGAAAGAGTATtgcagaggaaagaaagaaggtGGAAGGAATTCTCTGTctattgaatgagaaatatttaggctatatatagccgtacaaaacaaacagaaaatACAATAAATAAGGAGTCTCCTGCTAACTAACTCCTAAACCGAAAGACCTATTCTAAAGCAAAGAATCCCAAATGGAATGGGATTTTATTTGACTAAATCTAACAATTCCTCTCTTAAACTAAATGCTGAAAGAATTTAGTTTATACTGCTCTCTGCACAAACTCCAAGCATAGTACGCAGCTTCAGAAAAGCATCCAACTTAAGAGGCTTTGTCATCACATCAGCTATCTGTTCCAAAGTATTGCAATGAACTAATTCTATCATACCTATCTGTGCAAGTTCTCGAAGGAAATGGAAACGAACATCTATATGCTTGCTACGACCATGCATAACTGGGTTTCTTGAGAGCTCGATTGCAGAGCTATTGTCACAATGGATAGTATTTTTCTCTTGTTGAGTCTGATCCAGCGTTTTGAGCACTCTTTTTAACCAAATTGCTTGACAAGCACAAGCAGTAGCAGCAATAAACTCAGCTTCGGTGGTAGACAGACTCACAATAGGTTGTTTCTTAGAAGACCATGATACAGCTCCAGAACCAAAGAGAAAAACATAGCCTGATGTACTTCTTCTATCATCCAAGTCACCCGCATAATCACTATCAGTGTATGCTATAAGATCATCATTTCCTCCCTTCTTATAGAAAATTCCATACTCAGTTGTTCCTTGCAAATATCTCAACACTCTCTTTGCTAGTTGTAAATGAAGCTGAGTAGGATTCTCCATATATCTGCTCAAAAGACTTACTGCAAACATCACATCTGGACGAGTCGCAGTCAGATACATAAGACAGCCTACCAGTTGTTTGAAGTGAGTCTTGTCCACCTTAATTCCTTCTTCATCCTTGCAAAGCTTGAAACCAGGAACCATGGGAGTTTGAACAGATTTGCTTTGATTCATTTCAAAACGTTGCAACACCTCCTGAGCATACTTTCTTTGACCGATAAAAATTCCACCTGATTTCTGCAAGACTTCGAGacccaaaaaatatttcattttaCCAAGATCAGTCATATCAAACTCATTCTTCATCGAGTTCTTAAACTCAGTGAACATCAACTCATCATTTCCTGTGAAAAGAAGATCGTCAACATATATACTTACAATAAGCATGCTGCCTCCATGTTTCGTTTAACAAAAAGGGTATGCTCATAATCACATTTTTGAAAACCTTCCTTCATGAAGTATGTTTCAATACGGTTGTACCAAGCACGCGGAGCCTGTTTAAGCCCATACAGAGCTTTCTTCAGCTTGTACACCTTTTCCTTCTTTCCCTCTTGAATGTAACCACACGGCTGCTCAACAAAAACATCTTCAACTAGTTCTCCATGTAAAAAAGCAGACTTCACATCTAATTGATGGATAGCCCACCCTTTTTGTGCTGCTAGAGCGATCACCAAACGAACAGTCTCCATACGGGCCACTGGAGCAAACACTTCTGTGTAATCTATACCATATTGCTGTGCATATCCTTTTACAACCAGCCTCGTGTATCATTAGATTCTTCAATTGAACAGACGACATAATTGAACTTAGGTGTCATTGACCTCAGAATCTTTTCCACAACAGCAACATCTTTCAATTCTTCACCATTGGCTTTCATCTTGTTGGTGATGACAAGAACACGAGCAATGTACTCATTCACAGATTCTCCTTCCTTCATGTGAGCAATTTCATACTCCTTTCGCAATGCCTGTAGATGAGCACGCTTTACTCGCGTTGTTCCTTGATATTTCTGCTTCATAGAGTCCCAAATACTCTTTGACGTATCTTTGTTGACGATAGTCTCCAAAATGGAACGATCTAACGCCTGAAACAGGTAGTTCTTAGCTTTGAGATCCTTCAACGTCTGctattcacaaattttcttttgtgcCTCAGTTAAAGTTACACCCTTTGCTGCTGCAAAAACTCCATTTTCTACCACAATCCAGTACTCCTTTGATCGAA containing:
- the LOC140036058 gene encoding uncharacterized protein, yielding MATESAFIQPAVPRFDGYYDHWAMLMENFLRSKEYWIVVENGVFAAAKGALDRSILETIVNKDTSKSIWDSMKQKYQGTTRVKRAHLQALRKEYEIAHMKEGESVNEYIARVLVITNKMKANGEELKDVAVVEKILRSMTPKFNYVVCSIEESNDTRGWL
- the LOC113728235 gene encoding uncharacterized protein, whose translation is MKQKYQGTTRVKRAHLQALRKEYEIAHMKEGESVNEYIARVLVITNKMKANGEELKDVAVVEKILRSMTPKFNYVVCSIEESNDTRILSIDELQSSLLVHEQRMSNTIHEERALKVTHGNQYAGQGRGRGNMECKDKQERVLQRKERRWKEFSVY